One segment of Rosa chinensis cultivar Old Blush chromosome 6, RchiOBHm-V2, whole genome shotgun sequence DNA contains the following:
- the LOC112170397 gene encoding uncharacterized protein LOC112170397 — translation MEFTANSLDGSVIFHAINEISSFLLFMHQQIPAVLQDITAEFDSRCDEYKALESALREDQVMPALRRKHAGEMREAKRGVRRFQKLMHGVSNFQTALKTVISGTPRFRTALLILGGNPMRPQHVYELSFSGNVSGKELDFAKSRAAEVLCRKAIRGLVSENVGSVSYPGPWKLFLLVKAPSSFNQPLHFLPKRGFKYSNKIVPMRLSFKCKNQNQNIDQFSQTGSSDGLVQSAPDGDDFIWFQCRHVIKGIAFNTVPEGE, via the exons ATGGAGTTCACGGCCAACTCACTGGACGGCTCCGTCATCTTCCACGCCATTAACGAAATCTCAAGTTTCCTACTCTTCATGCACCAGCAAATCCCCGC TGTCTTACAGGACATCACCGCGGAATTCGATTCCCGCTGCGACGAGTACAAGGCCTTG GAATCGGCTCTGAGAGAAGACCAGGTGATGCCGGCGCTGCGGAGAAAGCACGCCGGCGAAATGAGGGAAGCCAAGCGAGGGGTTCGAAGGTTCCAGAAGCTGATGCACGGCGTTTCGAATTTCCAAACGGCGCTGAAGACGGTCATCAGCGGAACTCCTCGGTTCCGAACAGCGCTTCTGATTCTCGGAGGGAATCCAATGCGACCTCAACACGTGTACGAATTGAGCTTCTCCGGAAATGTCAGTGGCAAAGAATTGGATTTTGCGAAAAGCAGAGCGGCGGAAGTGCTTTGTAGAAAAGCGATTCGGGGGTTGGTCTCGGAGAATGTTGGGTCTGTTTCGTATCCGGGTCCTTGGAAGCTGTTCCTGTTGGTTAAAGCTCCCTCTTCTTTCAATCAGCCTCTGCATTTTCTTCCCAAGCGAGGTTTTAAATACAGCAACAAG ATTGTGCCTATGAGGCTAAGCTTCAAATGCAAAAACCAGAACCAGAACATTGATCAGTTTTCGCAAACGGGCAGCTCTGATGGGTTGGTTCAGTCTGCTCCGGATGGGGATGATTTTATATG GTTTCAATGTCGACATGTAATCAAGGGAATAGCATTTAACACAGTACCTGAAGGAGAATAG
- the LOC112170398 gene encoding general transcription and DNA repair factor IIH helicase subunit XPD isoform X1: protein MKFQMDDVTVYFPYDHIYPEQYAYMLELKRALDARGHCLLEMPTGTGKTIALLSLITSYSLSKPYNPVKLIYCTRTVHEMEKTLAELKLLHKYQVQHLGKQAEILAIGLSSRKNLCVNPNVLAAENRDSVDAACRKLTASWVRAAAIGNPNVPSCEFFEQFERAGQGIVLPSGVYTLQDLRAFGKAEGWCPYFLARRMVEAANVVVYSYQYLLDPKVAGIISKELQKESVVVFDEAHNIDNVCIEALSVSVRRQTLEGARRNLSKMQQDIERFKATDAGRLRQEYNRLVEGLAQGGNLPITDAWLQNPALPDDILKEAVPGNIRKADHFLHVLRRLVQYLEGRLETENVEKELPVGFVNSINTQAGIDQKTLKFCYDRLHSLMMTLEITDTDEFLHIQTICDFATLVGTYARGFSIIIEPFDERMPHIPDPVLQLSCHDASLAIKPVFDRFQSVVITSGTLSPIDLYPRLLNFNPVVSRSFTMSLTRECICPMVLTRGSDQLPVSTKFDMRSDLGVVRNYGRLLLEMVSVVPDGVVCFFVSYSYMDGIVNSWNESGILKEIMQHKLVFIETQDVVETTLALDNYRKACDCGRGAVFFSVARGKVAEGIDFDRHYGRLVIMYGVPFQYTLSKILLARLEYLRETFQIKEGDFLTFDALRQAAQCVGRVIRSKADYGMMIFADKRYSRHDKRSKLPGWILSHLRDAHLNLSTDMALHIAREFLRKMAQPYDRTGGSSGRKTLLSQDDLERMGQGITHEMLF from the exons ATGAAGTTCCAAATGGACGACGTCACCGTGTACTTCCCCTACGACCACATCTACCCGGAGCAATACGCCTACATGCTGGAACTGAAACGCGCCCTGGACGCGCGAGGCCACTGCCTCCTGGAAATGCCGACGGGCACCGGAAAAACCATCGCCCTCCTCTCGCTCATCACCAGCTACAGTCTCTCCAAGCCCTACAACCCCGTCAAGCTCATCTACTGCACCCGCACCGTCCACGAGATGGAGAAGACGCTCGCCGAGCTCAAGCTCCTCCATAAATACCAGGTCCAGCATCTCGGAAAACAGGCGGAGATCCTCGCCATCGGGCTCTCTAGTCGCAAGAACCTCTGCGTTAACCCTAATGTGCTTGCCGCCGAGAATCGCGACTCCGTGGACGCCGCTTGCCGCAAATTGACAGCCAGCTGGGTCCGCGCCGCCGCGATCGGGAACCCTAATGTGCCGAGCTGTGAGTTTTTTGAGCAGTTTGAGAGGGCCGGGCAAGGTATCGTCTTGCCTTCTGGGGTTTACACCTTGCAG GATTTGAGGGCGTTTGGGAAGGCCGAAGGGTGGTGCCCTTACTTTTTGGCGAGGAGAATGGTCGAGGCGGCCAATGTGGTGGTTTATAGTTATCAGTATTTGCTTGATCCCAAAGTGGCTGGGATTATATCTAAGGAGTTGCAGAAGGAGTCGGTTGTGGTGTTCGATGAGGCTCACAATATAGACAATGTGTGTATCGAGGCGCTTAGTGTTAGTGTGAGGAGGCAGACGCTTGAGGGGGCTCGAAGGAATCTCAGTAAGATGCAGCAGGATATTGAAAG GTTCAAGGCCACAGACGCAGGAAGATTGCGACAAGAATACAACCGGCTTGTTGAGGGTTTGGCACAAGGAGGAAACCTACCCA TCACGGATGCTTGGCTTCAGAACCCTGCCCTACCTGACGATATTCTGAAGGAGGCTGTGCCCGGAAATATTCGCAAAGCGGACCACTTTCTGCATGTCTTACGAAGATTGGTCCAGTATCTCGAAGGGCGTCTTGAAACCGAGAACGTTGAGAAGGAGCTTCCTGTTGGCTTTGTTAACTCAATTAATACCCAAGCTGGAATTGACCAGAAAACTCTCAAGTTCTGCTATGATCGTCTACACTCACTCATGATGACATTAGAAATTACCGACACAGACGAGTTCTTACACATCCAAACTATATGCGACTTTGCGACGCTTGTGGGAACATATGCCCGTGGTTTCTCTATCATAATTGAGCCATTTGACGAGAGAATGCCACACATTCCTGATCCTGTTTTGCAG CTTAGTTGTCATGATGCTTCTCTTGCTATAAAGCCTGTATTTGATCGATTTCAATCGGTTGTGATTACATCTGGAACCTTGAGCCCGATTGATCTCTACCCCCGTCTTCTCAATTTTAACCCTGTTGTGAGTCGAAGCTTTACAATGTCACTAACGAGAGAATGCATATGCCCAATGGTTCTCACCCGGGGAAG TGATCAGCTTCCTGTAAGTACAAAATTTGATATGAGAAGTGATCTAGGAGTGGTAAGGAATTATGGGAGGCTGCTGCTGGAGATGGTTTCTGTTGTTCCAGATGGGGTCGTATGTTTTTTTGTCAGCTACTCATATATGGACGGTATAGTGAACAGTTGGAATGAAAGCGGAATATTAAAG GAAATAATGCAGCATAAGCTCGTGTTCATTGAGACCCAAGATGTGGTAGAGACAACTTTGGCTTTGGACAACTACCGCAAAGCTTGCGATTGTGGGAGAGGTGCTGTCTTCTTTTCTGTGGCCAG GGGAAAAGTAGCTGAAGGAATAGACTTCGATCGTCATTATGGACGATTGGTCATCATGTACGGTGTTCCATTTCAGTACACGTTAAGCAA GATTTTGCTTGCACGGCTTGAGTACTTGAGGGAGACCTTTCAGATAAAGGAAGGAGATTTCTTGACCTTTGACGCTTTG AGACAAGCTGCCCAATGTGTCGGCCGGGTTATCCGGTCAAAAGCGGACTACGGCATGATGATTTTCGCGGATAAAAG GTATAGCCGTCATGACAAGCGGTCTAAGCTGCCAGGATGGATCCTCTCCCATCTGAGGGATGCGCACCTCAACTTGAGCACTGATATGGCTCTTCATATAGCACGAGAG TTCCTCAGAAAGATGGCCCAGCCATATGACAGGACTGGTGGCAGCAGCGGCAGGAAGACACTCCTGTCCCAGGACGACTTGGAGAGGATGGGCCAAGGAATCACTCATGAAATGTTGTTTTAG
- the LOC112170398 gene encoding general transcription and DNA repair factor IIH helicase subunit XPD isoform X2: MKFQMDDVTVYFPYDHIYPEQYAYMLELKRALDARGHCLLEMPTGTGKTIALLSLITSYSLSKPYNPVKLIYCTRTVHEMEKTLAELKLLHKYQVQHLGKQAEILAIGLSSRKNLCVNPNVLAAENRDSVDAACRKLTASWVRAAAIGNPNVPSCEFFEQFERAGQGIVLPSGVYTLQDLRAFGKAEGWCPYFLARRMVEAANVVVYSYQYLLDPKVAGIISKELQKESVVVFDEAHNIDNVCIEALSVSVRRQTLEGARRNLSKMQQDIERFKATDAGRLRQEYNRLVEGLAQGGNLPITDAWLQNPALPDDILKEAVPGNIRKADHFLHVLRRLVQYLEGRLETENVEKELPVGFVNSINTQAGIDQKTLKFCYDRLHSLMMTLEITDTDEFLHIQTICDFATLVGTYARGFSIIIEPFDERMPHIPDPVLQLSCHDASLAIKPVFDRFQSVVITSGTLSPIDLYPRLLNFNPVVSRSFTMSLTRECICPMVLTRGSDQLPVSTKFDMRSDLGVVRNYGRLLLEMVSVVPDGVVCFFVSYSYMDGIVNSWNESGILKEIMQHKLVFIETQDVVETTLALDNYRKACDCGRGAVFFSVARGKVAEGIDFDRHYGRLVIMYGVPFQYTLSKILLARLEYLRETFQIKEGDFLTFDALFS, from the exons ATGAAGTTCCAAATGGACGACGTCACCGTGTACTTCCCCTACGACCACATCTACCCGGAGCAATACGCCTACATGCTGGAACTGAAACGCGCCCTGGACGCGCGAGGCCACTGCCTCCTGGAAATGCCGACGGGCACCGGAAAAACCATCGCCCTCCTCTCGCTCATCACCAGCTACAGTCTCTCCAAGCCCTACAACCCCGTCAAGCTCATCTACTGCACCCGCACCGTCCACGAGATGGAGAAGACGCTCGCCGAGCTCAAGCTCCTCCATAAATACCAGGTCCAGCATCTCGGAAAACAGGCGGAGATCCTCGCCATCGGGCTCTCTAGTCGCAAGAACCTCTGCGTTAACCCTAATGTGCTTGCCGCCGAGAATCGCGACTCCGTGGACGCCGCTTGCCGCAAATTGACAGCCAGCTGGGTCCGCGCCGCCGCGATCGGGAACCCTAATGTGCCGAGCTGTGAGTTTTTTGAGCAGTTTGAGAGGGCCGGGCAAGGTATCGTCTTGCCTTCTGGGGTTTACACCTTGCAG GATTTGAGGGCGTTTGGGAAGGCCGAAGGGTGGTGCCCTTACTTTTTGGCGAGGAGAATGGTCGAGGCGGCCAATGTGGTGGTTTATAGTTATCAGTATTTGCTTGATCCCAAAGTGGCTGGGATTATATCTAAGGAGTTGCAGAAGGAGTCGGTTGTGGTGTTCGATGAGGCTCACAATATAGACAATGTGTGTATCGAGGCGCTTAGTGTTAGTGTGAGGAGGCAGACGCTTGAGGGGGCTCGAAGGAATCTCAGTAAGATGCAGCAGGATATTGAAAG GTTCAAGGCCACAGACGCAGGAAGATTGCGACAAGAATACAACCGGCTTGTTGAGGGTTTGGCACAAGGAGGAAACCTACCCA TCACGGATGCTTGGCTTCAGAACCCTGCCCTACCTGACGATATTCTGAAGGAGGCTGTGCCCGGAAATATTCGCAAAGCGGACCACTTTCTGCATGTCTTACGAAGATTGGTCCAGTATCTCGAAGGGCGTCTTGAAACCGAGAACGTTGAGAAGGAGCTTCCTGTTGGCTTTGTTAACTCAATTAATACCCAAGCTGGAATTGACCAGAAAACTCTCAAGTTCTGCTATGATCGTCTACACTCACTCATGATGACATTAGAAATTACCGACACAGACGAGTTCTTACACATCCAAACTATATGCGACTTTGCGACGCTTGTGGGAACATATGCCCGTGGTTTCTCTATCATAATTGAGCCATTTGACGAGAGAATGCCACACATTCCTGATCCTGTTTTGCAG CTTAGTTGTCATGATGCTTCTCTTGCTATAAAGCCTGTATTTGATCGATTTCAATCGGTTGTGATTACATCTGGAACCTTGAGCCCGATTGATCTCTACCCCCGTCTTCTCAATTTTAACCCTGTTGTGAGTCGAAGCTTTACAATGTCACTAACGAGAGAATGCATATGCCCAATGGTTCTCACCCGGGGAAG TGATCAGCTTCCTGTAAGTACAAAATTTGATATGAGAAGTGATCTAGGAGTGGTAAGGAATTATGGGAGGCTGCTGCTGGAGATGGTTTCTGTTGTTCCAGATGGGGTCGTATGTTTTTTTGTCAGCTACTCATATATGGACGGTATAGTGAACAGTTGGAATGAAAGCGGAATATTAAAG GAAATAATGCAGCATAAGCTCGTGTTCATTGAGACCCAAGATGTGGTAGAGACAACTTTGGCTTTGGACAACTACCGCAAAGCTTGCGATTGTGGGAGAGGTGCTGTCTTCTTTTCTGTGGCCAG GGGAAAAGTAGCTGAAGGAATAGACTTCGATCGTCATTATGGACGATTGGTCATCATGTACGGTGTTCCATTTCAGTACACGTTAAGCAA GATTTTGCTTGCACGGCTTGAGTACTTGAGGGAGACCTTTCAGATAAAGGAAGGAGATTTCTTGACCTTTGACGCTTTG TTTTCTTGA
- the LOC112170399 gene encoding transcription factor BHLH42 isoform X2, whose product MEVSSEEASLQRSQQLRELYDSLSAGETNQPARRPCAALSPEDLTESEWFYLMCVSFSFPPGVGLPGKAYTRRQHVWLTGANEVDSKTFSRAILAKSARVQTVVCIPLLDGVVELGTTDRVPEDLAFVQHVKTFFVDHHHLPPPKPALSEHSTSNPATSSDHHPRFHSPHLTAIRNNAAANNAPPLHAAAQEDEEDEDEEEDDQDEEGESDSEAETGRNGRPLAAAEGPNVPAAEPSELMQLEMSEDIRLGSPDDASNNLDSDFHMLAVSQSANAANQQRQADSYRAESTRRWPQVQPPMIAVQPPPSGPLALEELTHDDTHYSETVSTILQTQATRWTDSSSNDYVTYSTQSAFAKWTSRADHHLLVPVEGTSQWLLKYILFSVPFLHTKYRDENSPKSHDVDGSSRLRKGTSQDELSANHVLAERRRREKLNERFIILRSLVPFVTKMDKASILGDTIEYVKQLRKKIQDLEARNVHLEDDQRTRSAGEMQRSTSMKELRSGLTVTERSHVGPPGSDKRKLRIVEGSGGVAIAKPKMIEEPTPPPPPPAPEPAPPTPMLTGTSLEVSIIESDGLLELQCPYREGLLLDVMQTLRDLRIETTVVQSSLNSGTFVAELRAKVGKKTTITEVKRAVNQVIPQSDS is encoded by the exons ATGgaagtgagctctgaggaggcATCTCTTCAAAGGAGCCAACAGCTTAGAGAGCTCTACGACTCACTGTCCGCCGGAGAAACAAACCAGCCAGCTCGCCGCCCTTGTGCTGCCTTGTCCCCGGAGGATTTAACCGAGTCGGAATGGTTCTACTTGATGTGTGTATCTTTCTCATTTCCCCCGGGAGTTGG GTTGCCGGGAAAAGCATACACAAGGAGGCAACACGTATGGCTCACTGGTGCAAATGAAGTAGATAGCAAAACCTTCTCCAGAGCTATTTTAGCCAAG AGTGCTCGCGTTCAAACTGTAGTGTGCATTCCTCTCTTAGACGGCGTCGTTGAGCTAGGCACAACAGATAGGGTTCCAGAAGACCTTGCCTTCGTCCAACACGTCAAAACTTTCTTCGTCGACCACCACCACCTTCCACCACCAAAGCCCGCCCTCTCGGAGCACTCCACCTCCAACCCCGCCACCTCCTCCGACCACCACCCCCGTTTCCACTCTCCACATCTCACCGCCATCCGCAACAACGCTGCCGCAAACAACGCCCCGCCCCTCCACGCAGCCGCCCAAGAGGACGAAGAGGACGAGGACGAGGAAGAAGACGACCAGGACGAAGAAGGAGAGTCCGACTCCGAAGCCGAAACCGGCCGTAACGGTCGTCCTCTCGCTGCTGCTGAGGGACCCAACGTTCCCGCAGCCGAGCCGAGCGAGCTCATGCAGCTCGAAATGTCCGAAGACATCCGCCTCGGCTCCCCCGACGACGCCTCCAACAACCTGGACTCGGACTTCCACATGCTGGCCGTCAGCCAGTCCGCCAACGCCGCCAATCAGCAGCGCCAAGCAGACTCGTATCGAGCAGAGTCGACCCGGCGGTGGCCGCAGGTCCAACCGCCAATGATCGCTGTCCAACCACCTCCCTCAG GACCGCTGGCATTGGAGGAATTGACCCACGACGATACACACTATTCGGAAACAGTGTCGACCATACTTCAAACCCAGGCTACCCGGTGGACCGATTCGTCGTCCAATGACTACGTCACCTACTCCACCCAATCAGCTTTCGCCAAGTGGACGAGCCGGGCTGACCACCACCTCTTGGTTCCGGTCGAGGGCACATCCCAGTGGCTCCTAAAGTACATTTTGTTTAGTGTACCGTTCCTACATACGAAATATCGGGACGAGAATTCCCCCAAGTCTCACGACGTCGACGGCTCGAGCCGGTTGAGGAAGGGGACGTCACAAGACGAGCTAAGTGCTAACCATGTGTTAGCGGAGCGGCGTCGTAGAGAGAAGCTTAATGAGAGGTTTATTATATTGAGGTCTTTGGTGCCTTTTGTGACAAAAATGGACAAGGCCTCGATTTTGGGGGATACGATCGAGTACGTGAAGCAACTGCGTAAGAAGATTCAGGATCTCGAGGCACGTAACGTGCATTTGGAGGACGATCAACGGACGAGATCGGCGGGGGAGATGCAACGGTCGACTAGCATGAAAGAGTTGCGGAGCGGGCTCACGGTGACGGAACGCTCCCATGTGGGCCCGCCCGGGTCGGACAAGAGGAAGTTGAGGATTGTGGAGGGCAGTGGCGGAGTGGCGATCGCTAAGCCTAAAATGATAGAGGAACCGACGCCACCTCCACCACCGCCGGCTCCAGAACCGGCCCCGCCAACGCCCATGTTGACGGGGACGTCTCTAGAGGTGTCGATAATAGAGAGCGATGGATTGTTGGAGCTCCAATGCCCGTACAGAGAAGGGTTATTACTTGATGTCATGCAAACCCTACGAGATCTCCGAATTGAGACCACGGTTGTGCAATCCTCATTGAATAGTGGCACCTTCGTAGCTGAGCTAAGGGCCAAG GTGGGCAAGAAAACAACCATTACAGAAGTGAAGAGGGCAGTAAATCAAGTGATACCCCAATCTGACTCTTAA
- the LOC112170399 gene encoding transcription factor BHLH42 isoform X1, with product MATPPPSSSRLRGMLQSAVQSVQWTYSLFWQICPQQGMLIWADGYYNGAIKTRKTVQPMEVSSEEASLQRSQQLRELYDSLSAGETNQPARRPCAALSPEDLTESEWFYLMCVSFSFPPGVGLPGKAYTRRQHVWLTGANEVDSKTFSRAILAKSARVQTVVCIPLLDGVVELGTTDRVPEDLAFVQHVKTFFVDHHHLPPPKPALSEHSTSNPATSSDHHPRFHSPHLTAIRNNAAANNAPPLHAAAQEDEEDEDEEEDDQDEEGESDSEAETGRNGRPLAAAEGPNVPAAEPSELMQLEMSEDIRLGSPDDASNNLDSDFHMLAVSQSANAANQQRQADSYRAESTRRWPQVQPPMIAVQPPPSGPLALEELTHDDTHYSETVSTILQTQATRWTDSSSNDYVTYSTQSAFAKWTSRADHHLLVPVEGTSQWLLKYILFSVPFLHTKYRDENSPKSHDVDGSSRLRKGTSQDELSANHVLAERRRREKLNERFIILRSLVPFVTKMDKASILGDTIEYVKQLRKKIQDLEARNVHLEDDQRTRSAGEMQRSTSMKELRSGLTVTERSHVGPPGSDKRKLRIVEGSGGVAIAKPKMIEEPTPPPPPPAPEPAPPTPMLTGTSLEVSIIESDGLLELQCPYREGLLLDVMQTLRDLRIETTVVQSSLNSGTFVAELRAKVGKKTTITEVKRAVNQVIPQSDS from the exons ATGGCTACACCGCCACCGAGTAGTAGCAGGCTCCGTGGCATGTTACAGTCTGCAGTGCAATCTGTTCAATGGACTTACAGTCTCTTTTGGCAAATCTGTCCCCAACAAGG GATGTTAATATGGGCAGATGGGTATTACAATGGGGCAATCAAAACGAGGAAGACTGTGCAGCCTATGgaagtgagctctgaggaggcATCTCTTCAAAGGAGCCAACAGCTTAGAGAGCTCTACGACTCACTGTCCGCCGGAGAAACAAACCAGCCAGCTCGCCGCCCTTGTGCTGCCTTGTCCCCGGAGGATTTAACCGAGTCGGAATGGTTCTACTTGATGTGTGTATCTTTCTCATTTCCCCCGGGAGTTGG GTTGCCGGGAAAAGCATACACAAGGAGGCAACACGTATGGCTCACTGGTGCAAATGAAGTAGATAGCAAAACCTTCTCCAGAGCTATTTTAGCCAAG AGTGCTCGCGTTCAAACTGTAGTGTGCATTCCTCTCTTAGACGGCGTCGTTGAGCTAGGCACAACAGATAGGGTTCCAGAAGACCTTGCCTTCGTCCAACACGTCAAAACTTTCTTCGTCGACCACCACCACCTTCCACCACCAAAGCCCGCCCTCTCGGAGCACTCCACCTCCAACCCCGCCACCTCCTCCGACCACCACCCCCGTTTCCACTCTCCACATCTCACCGCCATCCGCAACAACGCTGCCGCAAACAACGCCCCGCCCCTCCACGCAGCCGCCCAAGAGGACGAAGAGGACGAGGACGAGGAAGAAGACGACCAGGACGAAGAAGGAGAGTCCGACTCCGAAGCCGAAACCGGCCGTAACGGTCGTCCTCTCGCTGCTGCTGAGGGACCCAACGTTCCCGCAGCCGAGCCGAGCGAGCTCATGCAGCTCGAAATGTCCGAAGACATCCGCCTCGGCTCCCCCGACGACGCCTCCAACAACCTGGACTCGGACTTCCACATGCTGGCCGTCAGCCAGTCCGCCAACGCCGCCAATCAGCAGCGCCAAGCAGACTCGTATCGAGCAGAGTCGACCCGGCGGTGGCCGCAGGTCCAACCGCCAATGATCGCTGTCCAACCACCTCCCTCAG GACCGCTGGCATTGGAGGAATTGACCCACGACGATACACACTATTCGGAAACAGTGTCGACCATACTTCAAACCCAGGCTACCCGGTGGACCGATTCGTCGTCCAATGACTACGTCACCTACTCCACCCAATCAGCTTTCGCCAAGTGGACGAGCCGGGCTGACCACCACCTCTTGGTTCCGGTCGAGGGCACATCCCAGTGGCTCCTAAAGTACATTTTGTTTAGTGTACCGTTCCTACATACGAAATATCGGGACGAGAATTCCCCCAAGTCTCACGACGTCGACGGCTCGAGCCGGTTGAGGAAGGGGACGTCACAAGACGAGCTAAGTGCTAACCATGTGTTAGCGGAGCGGCGTCGTAGAGAGAAGCTTAATGAGAGGTTTATTATATTGAGGTCTTTGGTGCCTTTTGTGACAAAAATGGACAAGGCCTCGATTTTGGGGGATACGATCGAGTACGTGAAGCAACTGCGTAAGAAGATTCAGGATCTCGAGGCACGTAACGTGCATTTGGAGGACGATCAACGGACGAGATCGGCGGGGGAGATGCAACGGTCGACTAGCATGAAAGAGTTGCGGAGCGGGCTCACGGTGACGGAACGCTCCCATGTGGGCCCGCCCGGGTCGGACAAGAGGAAGTTGAGGATTGTGGAGGGCAGTGGCGGAGTGGCGATCGCTAAGCCTAAAATGATAGAGGAACCGACGCCACCTCCACCACCGCCGGCTCCAGAACCGGCCCCGCCAACGCCCATGTTGACGGGGACGTCTCTAGAGGTGTCGATAATAGAGAGCGATGGATTGTTGGAGCTCCAATGCCCGTACAGAGAAGGGTTATTACTTGATGTCATGCAAACCCTACGAGATCTCCGAATTGAGACCACGGTTGTGCAATCCTCATTGAATAGTGGCACCTTCGTAGCTGAGCTAAGGGCCAAG GTGGGCAAGAAAACAACCATTACAGAAGTGAAGAGGGCAGTAAATCAAGTGATACCCCAATCTGACTCTTAA
- the LOC112170400 gene encoding aluminum-activated malate transporter 13, with the protein MGSTVISIPDGELSLPLPSIKKEKERPNKLSIIFSYLGELQKNRQKMRKLIHSIKVGIALVLVSLLYLLDPLYEQVGENAMWAIMTVVVIFEFFAGATLSKGINRGLGTILGGGLGCSAATLAQEVTGMGEASTIIIGSAVFVIGAAGTYTRLQPSIKKRYDYAAMIFILTFNLVVVSGLRAEEVLKLARERLSTIGMGFAVCIIISLLVFPTWASDELHDSLSSKFQALAKAIEECLEDYFRLNSEKDNQPGQPSSSSGSCKSVLHSKSKDESLANFAKWEPWHGKFGLHYPWNKYLQVGEQLRDLATIVLSLKACLQSPRQPSSSVRESIKEPSKAVGLSLALTLRELGESVTKMRRSQQEAVIMPKLKSMRVELNSIISSSKFGPLENVDELAISSFVFLLMETVEKVEELVKEVEELGELADFGTK; encoded by the exons ATGGGTTCGACCGTGATATCAATTCCAGATGGAGagctttctcttcctcttcccagcattaagaaagagaaggagagaccAAACAAGCTTTCAATTATTTTCTCCTATCTTGGAGAGCTACAAAAGAACAGGCAGAAAATGAGAAAGCTGATTCACAGCATCAAGGTTGGGATTGCACTGGTTTTGGTTTCACTACTCTATCTGCTCGACCCTCTCTATGAACAAGTCGGAGAAAATGCCATGTGGGCTATAATGACCGTCGTCGTCATCTTCGAGTTCTTTGCAG GTGCTACACTTAGCAAGGGCATAAACCGAGGATTGGGAACCATCTTAGGAGGTGGGCTTGGCTGCTCAGCTGCAACTTTAGCTCAAGAAGTTACTGGCATGGGCGAGGCCAGCACCATAATCATTGGTTCTGCTGTATTTGTCATCG GTGCAGCTGGGACATACACTAGATTACAGCCGAGCATCAAGAAGAGATACGACTATGCAGCAATGATATTCATACTCACCTTCAATCTGGTGGTTGTTTCGGGTTTACGTGCCGAGGAGGTGTTGAAATTGGCTCgtgagcggctttcaaccatcGGAATGGGTTTCGCCGTCTGCATCATCATAAGCTTACTCGTCTTCCCCACATGGGCCAGTGATGAGCTTCATGACTCTTTATCCAGTAAATTCCAAGCCCTTGCAAAAGCTATTGAAG AATGCCTTGAAGATTACTTCAGATTAAATAGTGAAAAGGATAACCAGCCTGGCCAACCGAGTTCCAGTTCCGGTAGTTGCAAATCGGTGTTGCACTCGAAGTCTAAAGATGAGTCGCTG GCAAATTTTGCGAAGTGGGAACCATGGCACGGGAAATTTGGTCTTCACTACCCATGGAACAAATACCTACAGGTTGGAGAGCAGCTAAGAGACCTCGCCACCATTGTCCTTTCCCTCAAAGCCTGTCTTCAATCTCCTAGACAG CCGTCGTCAAGTGTGAGAGAGTCGATCAAAGAGCCTAGCAAAGCTGTAGGGTTGTCACTCGCATTGACCCTGCGAGAGCTCGGAGAGAGCGTTACGAAGATGAGAAGAAGCCAACAAGAAGCTGTGATCATGCCCAAGTTGAAGTCAATGAGAGTAGAGCTGAACTCCATCATTTCTTCTTCCAAGTTTGGACCACTAGAGAATGTTGATGAACTTGCTATTTCAAGCTTTGTCTTCCTGTTGATGGAAACTGTGGAAAAAGTTGAAGAATTGGTAAAGGAGGTTGAAGAACTTGGAGAACTCGCTGATTTTGGTACCAAATAA